A segment of the Lineus longissimus chromosome 11, tnLinLong1.2, whole genome shotgun sequence genome:
ACAGTGGTGAACTTACTTTGTCCAGATGGTCACCAATAGTTGCTTTACCCAAAATTTCAACACCTTCAAATGTTTTTGCTGAAttatcctgaaacaaaacaaatgtgACATTTTTTGTACATCTAGTTTATCAATTTACCCTAATGAAGACTTTCAATCAAACATCACAGTTCATATTCTCATACGCTTAAGACGCCATTGCTACGATCAGTTGGTACTGAAACAAGTTTATGATATAACTCTATGTCAATATCGTAGAACATCCACCGATCCAAGTTCTTCCCACAATGTGACTTCTGTCTTCCGAAAAGTGGACACATGCCGGTGTCAACCCCTCGCTGGGCCTCCGGCTCGGCTCAAAAGAAGAGTCAAGAGACGAGTCAAGACAAGACCAGGGGGGGGGGAATAAGGTGGTGTAGGTTAATGCATACCCTGTAAACGGCCCGATATGCATCCAATGCCATTGAATTCATTTTTTGAACTTCGGGGTTGTTCTTGGTTTCGTCGCGACGATCGAAGGCATCTTGTATGCTGTAGAAGTAGGAAATGAATTTTTTGGCCACCAGAAGATACTCGGGATCATTGGCCCCAGGTACACACACTGCGTAAGCAGGATTTGTTGATGTGTCAGTCATTGTCTTCTTTTTACAAGAAACTACAGTCTCTCAAAGATAGTTATCAAGAAACACAACACTTCATGAACTAAGGACGTTTTTCAAACCAAAAATTCTCAACCTCttgcaaaaacatgaaaaatggtCACATCCGAGATCGCGTCTGCAGACACGATCCACAGCGAGGCTGCGGCGGCAAGAATTCACGGTGGCGGCGATTATGAATTTTCCCGCCACAACACGTGCGCATGTAAACTTGATTTGGCCGCGCGGGGCAATATGAGGCCAATGTCCATTCCTGAATGTTTTATGCTCTTTGATGCAAACTGCTATTTTACTATCCATTTTATTCAAAGATTAAATTGAATTTTGTAAACAGGTCTCCGGtagtttcgctccctgaccctttcgcccccagtcgtttccctccaaatcgaagtcgtttcacTTCCTGGGACTTTTTGTtggggattgagaaagtacccaggtacatgttttagccagtgcttTGGAGGGACCCTTGGGAAAAaattgtctcaatttcaccatggtaaatcgaCAATTCACCACGGtg
Coding sequences within it:
- the LOC135496174 gene encoding probable nuclear transport factor 2, producing MTDTSTNPAYAVCVPGANDPEYLLVAKKFISYFYSIQDAFDRRDETKNNPEVQKMNSMALDAYRAVYRDNSAKTFEGVEILGKATIGDHLDKTLTFKTIKYALTTIDAQPGPPPYVIALVTGQLKTDEDRPLPFSNSFLLVCNEVRLPDGTKQHEITIQNEMFRLGVHNFAA